A window of the Microtus pennsylvanicus isolate mMicPen1 chromosome 4, mMicPen1.hap1, whole genome shotgun sequence genome harbors these coding sequences:
- the LOC142847783 gene encoding protocadherin beta-15-like, producing MKMGKEHRQRQVLLIFLLLGVAGAGWEPRHYFVLEETPSGTFLADLLKDLGLGVAELAARGAQVVSEDNESRLQLDLQTGKLILNEKLDREELCGPTEPCVTHFQVLLKNPLEIFRAELRVGDINDHSPEFPEREMTVKIMESSTVGSVFLLKSAQDLDVGNNSIQNYSLSTNSHFHVSTRTRGDGRKYPELVLHQELDREEQAEFRLTLTALDGGFPPRTGTSQIRIIVLDVNDNAPEFAQALYQVQIPESSPVGSLVAKVSAKDLDTGTNGEVSYSFFHRSQEMSKTFELNALSGEVRLIKTLDFETASSYEIDIEASDGGGLSGKCSLSIQVVDVNDNYPELTVSSLTSPIPENSPETEVALFRIRDRDSAENGKTVCSIQDGIPFVLEPSVENFYRLMTESGLDRENRAEYNITITVSDMGTPRLTTQRTITVQVSDVNDNAPAFTQSSYTLFVQENNSPALHIGTISATDSDSGSNAHITYSLLPTHDPQLDLFSLISINADNGQLFALRALDYEALQNFEFQVRATDQGSPALSSQALVRVHVLDANDNAPFVLYPLQNASAPFTELLPRAAEPGYLVTKVVAVDSDSGQNAWLSFQLLKATEPGLFSVWAHNGEVRTSRLLSERDAPKHRLLLLVKDNGDPPRSASVTLHVLLVDGFSQPYLSLPEVARDSVQDNEDLLTLYLVIALASVSFLFLLSVLLFVGVRLCRRARASSLGGCSVPEGHFPGHLVDVSGAGTLSQSLQYEVCLTGDSQSNEFRFMKPAFTNILNQNSDGQSADYSPFPSILGL from the coding sequence ATGAAGATGGGAAAGGAGCACAGACAAAGGCAAGTTCTGTTGATCTTTCTCTTATTGGGAGTGGCTGGGGCGGGCTGGGAGCCCCGCCATTACTTTGTTTTGGAGGAAACACCCAGCGGCACGTTTTTGGCTGACCTACTCAAGGACTTAGGGCTGGGAGTTGCAGAGCTGGCTGCTAGAGGAGCCCAGGTGGTCTCTGAGGATAACGAATCCCGCTTGCAGCTTGATCTACAGACTGGGAAgctaatattaaatgaaaaattggACCGGGAGGAGCTGTGCGGCCCCACTGAGCCCTGTGTCACACATTTCCAAGTGTTACTGAAAAACCCGCTGGAAATATTTCGAGCTGAGTTACGAGTGGGAGACATAAATGATCATTCTCCCGAGTTTCCTGAGAGAGAAATGACAGTGAAGATCATGGAGAGTAGCACTGTTGGTTCTGTGTTTCTACTAAAAAGCGCTCAGGATTTGGATGTGGGCAACAACAGCATTCAGAACTATAGCCTCAGTACCAATTCCCATTTCCATGTTTCCACCCGAACCCGAGGTGATGGGAGGAAATACCCAGAGCTGGTGCTGCACCAAGAGCTTGACCGCGAGGAGCAGGCAGAGTTCAGATTAACTCTGACAGCGCTGGATGGAGGTTTTCCGCCCAGGACTGGCACCTCACAAATCCGGATTATTGTCTTGGATGTCAATGACAACGCCCCTGAATTTGCACAGGCGCTCTATCAGGTGCAGATCCCAGAGAGCAGCCCCGTGGGTTCCCTGGTTGCCAAGGTCTCGGCCAAGGATTTAGATACTGGGACAAACGGAGAAGTATCGTATTCTTTTTTTCATCGTTCTCAGGAGATGAGTAAAACTTTTGAGCTAAACGCCCTGTCGGGAGAAGTTCGACTAATTAAAACACTGGACTTCGAGACAGCATCTTCATATGAAATAGACATAGAGGCCTCTGATGGCGGGGGGCTTTCTGGGAAATGTTCCCTTTCTATTCAGGTGGTGGATGTCAATGATAACTACCCAGAACTAACTGTTTCCTCGCTCACCAGCCCCATCCCAGAAAACTCACCAGAGACAGAAGTGGCTCTATTTCGAATTCGGGACCGAGACTCTGCGGAAAATggaaagacagtttgttccatcCAAGATGGTATTCCTTTTGTACTGGAACCTTCTGTTGAAAACTTCTACAGACTGATGACAGAGAGTGGGTTAGACAGAGAGAACAGAGCTGAGTACAACATCACCATCACAGTCAGTGACATGGGCACACCCAGGCTCACAACCCAGCGCACCATAACAGTGCAGGTGTCCGACGTCAACGACAACGCCCCCGCCTTCACACAAAGCTCCTACACCCTGTTTGTCCAGGAGAACAACAGCCCCGCCCTGCACATAGGCACCATCAGCGCCACAGACTCAGACTCAGGCTCCAATGCCCACATCACCTACTCGCTGCTGCCCACCCACGACCCACAGCTGGACCTATTCTCGCTCATCTCCATCAACGCCGACAATGGACAGCTGTTCGCGCTCAGGGCGCTGGACTACGAAGCGCTGCAGAACTTCGAGTTCCAAGTGAGGGCCACAGACCAAGGCTCGCCTGCGCTCAGCAGCCAGGCGCTGGTGCGGGTCCACGTGCTGGACGCCAATGACAATGCGCCCTTCGTGCTCTACCCTCTGCAGAACGCCTCTGCGCCCTTCACAGAGTTGCTGCCCAGGGCGGCGGAACCCGGCTACCTGGTCACCAAGGTGGTGGCTGTGGACAGTGACTCTGGCCAGAATGCCTGGCTGTCGTTCCAGCTGCTCAAGGCCACGGAGCCTGGACTGTTCAGCGTGTGGGCTCACAATGGCGAGGTGCGCACCTCCAGGCTGCTGAGTGAGCGCGATGCgcccaagcacaggctgctgctgctggtcaaGGACAATGGCGATCCTCCGCGGTCTGCCAGTGTCACTCTGCATGTGCTGCTGGTGGATGGCTTCTCTCAGCCCTACCTGTCTCTGCCAGAGGTGGCGCGTGACTCTGTACAGGACAACGAGGACTTGCTTACACTCTATTTGGTCATCGCCTTGGCGTCtgtgtcttttctcttcctgttgtctgtgctgctgtttgTAGGGGTGAGGCTGTGCAGGAGGGCCAGGGCGTCCTCTCTGGGTGGCTGCTCTGTGCCTGAGGGACACTTTCCTGGCCACCTGGTAGATGTCAGCGGCGCGGGGACCCTGTCCCAGAGCCTCCAGTATGAGGTTTGTCTGACCGGAGACTCTCAGAGTAATGAGTTCAGATTCATGAAGCCGGCGTTTACCAATATTCTAAACCAAAACTCTGATGGGCAATCAGCAGATTATTCACCCTTCCCGAGTATTTTAGGCTTGTGA
- the LOC142847782 gene encoding protocadherin beta-18-like: MMEPGVRRAVQHIRQVLLYFVFLEGSLVLSETWSYSVAEEMETGSSVANIIKDMGVGDLAARGARVIFDDYQPYLRLEPETGNLLLNEKLDREALCGTSEPCILHFQVLLENPLQFFQAELLVEDINDHTPTFLEKLIFLNISEGASPGSSFQMASAQDLDVGMNGVQNYTISPNPYFYLKLKDNGKGRKYPELVLDGSLDREKEPSISLILTALDGGSLPRSATALIQVVVVDVNDNAPEFERTLYEVQVPENIPVDSLVTKVSATDPDTGVNGEISYSFSHVSGDVWKTFRIHPVSGEVHLKAPLDFEVIQSYTINIQAVDGGSLSGKSAIIVQVIDVNDNPPEIVFTSLMSPIPENCLSEMVVAVFSVRDQDSGDNGRMLCSIQDNLPFLLKPTFKNFYTLVTENTLDRESRSEYNITITVSDMGTPRLTTQHTITVQVSDVNDNAPSFTQSSYTLFVQENNSPALHIGTISATDSDSGSNAHITYSLLPTHDPQLDLSSLISINANNGQLFALRALDYEALKTFEFQVGATDQGSPALSSQALVRVHVLDANDNAPFVLYPLQNASAPCTELLPRAAEPGYLVTKVVAVDRDSGQNAWLSFQLLKATEPGLFTVWAHNGEVRTSRLLSERDAPKHRLLLLVKDNGDPPRSASVTLHVLVVDGFSQSYLPLPEVARDPTHDDEDLLTLYLVIALASVSSLFLLSMLLFVGIRLCRKAQAASLGGCSVPEGHFPRHLVDVSGAGTLSQSYQYEVCLTGVSDTKDFQFLKSVSPNHEIVNFMEENSTSVNGFGYN, translated from the coding sequence ATGATGGAGCCAGGAGTGAGGAGGGCTGTTCAGCATATAAGGCAAGtgctgctttattttgttttcctggaaGGGTCCTTGGTTCTTTCCGAGACCTGGAGCTATTCTGTGGCAGAAGAAATGGAGACCGGCTCCTCTGTAGCCAATATAATTAAAGATATGGGTGTGGGAGACCTGGCTGCACGAGGAGCCAGAGTTATATTTGATGACTATCAGCCTTATTTGCGGTTAGAACCTGAGACCGGCAACTTGCTCTTGAATGAAAAGCTGGACAGGGAGGCACTCTGTGGTACCAGTGAACCCTGTATATTGCATTTCCAGGTGTTATTGGAAAATCCTTTGCAGTTTTTTCAGGCTGAGCTTTTGGTTGAAGACATAAATGACCATACTCCCACGTTCCTAGAGAAACTCATATTTCTAAATATCTCAGAAGGTGCTAGTCCAGGAAGCTCATTCCAGATGGCTAGTGCTCAGGACTTAGATGTAGGAATGAACGGTGtccaaaattatacaataagCCCTAACCCCTATTTCTACCTTAAGTTAAAAGACAATGGTAAGGGAAGAAAATACCCAGAGTTGGTACTGGATGGATCTCTGGACAGAGAAAAGGAGCCTTCAATTAGTTTAATACTAACAGCCCTGGATGGTGGGTCCCTGCCCAGGTCAGCGACGGCACTGATTCAAGTTGTGGTTGTAGATGTCAATGACAATGCCCCTGAGTTCGAAAGAACGCTGTATGAGGTTCAAGTACCAGAAAACATCCCTGTGGACTCACTGGTAACCAAGGTGTCGGCTACAGATCCGGACACAGGGGTAAATGGAGAAATATCTTATTCATTTTCTCATGTCTCTGGAGATGTATGGAAAACATTCAGAATCCATCCAGTTTCTGGTGAAGTCCATTTGAAAGCACCCCTAGATTTTGAGGTGATTCAGTCTTATACAATAAATATTCAAGCTGTTGACGGTGGGAGTCTCTCCGGAAAATCAGCCATTATTGTTCAAGTTATAGACGTGAATGACAACCCGCCAGAAATAGTCTTTACGTCTCTTATGAGCCCCATTCCCGAAAACTGCCTGTCAGAAATGGTAGTCGCTGTTTTCAGTGTGAGAGACCAAGACTCGGGAGACAATGGCCGAATGCTCTGCTCAATTCAAGACaaccttccttttctcttgaaaCCTACTTTCAAAAATTTCTACACTCTAGTAACAGAGAATACACTGGACAGAGAGAGCAGATCTGAGTACAACATCACCATCACAGTCAGCGACATGGGCACACCCAGGCTCACAACTCAGCACACCATAACAGTGCAGGTCTCTGATGTCAACGACAACGCCCCCTCCTTCACCCAAAGCTCCTACACCCTGTTTGTCCAGGAGAACAACAGCCCCGCCCTGCACATAGGCACCATCAGCGCCACAGACTCAGACTCAGGCTCCAATGCCCACATCACCTACTCACTGCTGCCCACCCACGACCCACAGCTGGATCTCTCCTCGCTCATCTCCATCAATGCCAACAACGGGCAGCTGTTCGCGCTCAGGGCGCTGGACTACGAGGCGCTGAAGACCTTCGAGTTCCAAGTGGGCGCCACAGATCAAGGCTCGCCCGCGCTCAGTAGCCAGGCGCTAGTGCGGGTCCACGTGCTGGACGCCAATGACAATGCGCCTTTCGTGCTCTACCCGCTGCAGAACGCCTCTGCACCCTGCACAGAGCTGCTGCCCAGAGCGGCGGAACCCGGCTACCTGGTCACCAAGGTGGTGGCTGTGGACCGCGACTCTGGCCAGAATGCCTGGTTGTCGTTCCAGCTGCTGAAGGCCACGGAACCCGGACTGTTCACTGTGTGGGCTCACAATGGCGAGGTGCGCACCTCCAGGCTGCTGAGTGAGCGCGATGCacccaagcacaggctgctgctgcTAGTCAAGGACAATGGCGACCCTCCGCGATCTGCCAGTGTCACTCTGCATGTGCTGGTGGTGGATGGCTTCTCTCAgtcctacctgcctctgccagaggTGGCACGTGACCCCACGCACGACGATGAAGACTTGCTTACGCTGTACCTGGTTATCGCCTTGGCATCTGTGTCTTCGCTTTTCCTTTTGTCTATGCTGCTGTTCGTGGGAATAAGGCTGTGCAGGAAGGCCCAGGCGGCTTCTCTGGGTGGTTGCTCTGTGCCTGAGGGACACTTTCCTAGACACCTGGTGGACGTGAGCGGAGCGGGTACCTTGTCCCAGAGCTACCAGTATGAGGTGTGCCTGACTGGAGTGTCAGATACCAAAGATTTTCAATTCCTAAAATCTGTGTCTCCCAACCATGAGATTGTGAATTTCATGGAAGAGAACTCTACTTCTGTGAATGGTTTTGGATACAATTAA